ATCTATTCCTTAGCTTAGGAGTAAGAAAAGGAGATAGAGTTGCATTACATATTAATAATTGTCCAGAACTTTTGTTCAGTTGGTTTGCCCTTTGTAAAATAGGAGCCATTATGGTTCCTATTAATGCACACTATTTATATAATGAGACATCATACATAATAAATAAATGTAAACCAAAAATTGTTGTTACAGAAGAAATATTTTTAGATGTTTACAAACGAATAATTAAAGATTCAAAATGTACTATAGAAAATATTTTAATTGCAAGAGTAGAAGATAAGAGTTTTGATAATTTCATCAATTTTAACAATTCGTATAAAAAACAAAGTACTTCCCTACTTAATAAAGTTGAAATTAATAATCAAGATACAACAGAAATTTTATTTACTTCTGGAACGACATCATTACCAAAAGGTGTAGTAATTAGCCACTACAATCTATTATTTGCTGGACATTATACATCATGGCAATGTCAACTATCAGAAAATGATATTTATATGACAGTTATGCCTGCATGGCATATTGACTTCCAATGTACTGCTGCTATGCCAACATTTAGCTCAGGTGCAACACTTGTATTGTTAGAAAAATATAGTGCAAGAAAATTTTGGAATCAAGTATGTAGTTATAAAGCTACAATCACTGAATGTATTCCAAAAATTATTTGTACTTTACTTCTTCAGCCTAAAAAAGCATGGGAAAGAAACCATTGCTTAAGAGAAGTATTTTATTATTTAACATTACCTACAAAAGACAAAGATGCATTCATCGATAGATTTAACGTAAAACTATTAACATCATATGGAATGACTGAAACAATAGTTGGTCTTATTGGAGATCGTCCCCACGATAAAAGAAAATGGCCATCAATTGGAAAAGTAGGTTTTTCATATGAAGTGAAAATTATAAATGAAAACAATGAAGAAGTAACTCCTAATACTATTGGCGAAATTTATATAAAAGGTATACCAGGAAAGACTATTTTTAATGGATACTATCAAGATGAAAATGAAACAAAAAAAGTTTTAAATAACAATGGATGGTTTCATACTGGTGATACAGGATATGTCGATGAAGAAGGTTATTTTTATTTTGTAGATAGAAAGTCAAACCTTATAAAAAGCGCTGGAGAGAATGTTTCGGCTAGTGAAATCGAAACCCTTTTATCTTCCCATCCTAAAATACTCGAAAGTGCAGTAATTGGAGTCACTGATAAAATATGCTGTGAATTAATCAAAGCATTTGTTGTGTTAAAAAATAGTGAAGTTTTAACAGAAAATGAAATTATAGATTATTGTCAAAAATATCTAGCAGATTTTAAGATCCCTAGTAAAGTTGAAATCTGCGATAGTCTTCCTAAAACATGTTTAGGAAAACTAAAAAAAGATGTATTAAGACAATCTTGTTGTTAAAAGGAGAAAGAAGATGGCAATAAAAACAGAGATGGTAGGACAAACATTTGGTCCTTTCCAAAGAGATTATGACTGGAAATCATTAAGTTTATTTGCACTTGGAAGTGGTGCAGCATTTGATGGTAAAACTGGATTAAAATATGTTTATGAAAAAAATATGAAAATGCTTCCTACTTTTGGTGCAATGCCTATTGTTGATGCTGAAGTTACTAAAACTATTGATTGGGGTTATGATTATTCTGGTTCTTTACACTGGAGTTTTGATGTTAAATTTCATAATCCTATGAAAAAGCTTGAAGGTAAATTAAGTACTAAAGTTTTATTAAAAGGTTTATATGACAGAGGTGAAGGTAGAGGTACTCTAGCTCAACATATTGGTGAAACTTATGATGATGATGGCACTTTACTTTTCACTTGTGAAAGTTGGGATTGTTGTATATTTGATGGTGGTTGGGATGGTCCTAAAGCTCCTAAAGATATTGTTGAAATCCCTGAGAGAAAACCTGATTTTGAAGTTACTGAAAAAATTGCTGAAAATAGAGCTTTAATTTATAGACTTTCTGGTGATACTCATCCTCAACATGTTGATTGGGATTATGCCCAAGAAGTTGGTTATCCTAAACCTAATTGCCATGCTGTTAGTACTGCTGGTGTTGCTTGTAGACATATCATTGATACTATTTTAGATGGTGATAGTGATAGATTAACAAGATTCAAAACAAGAATTACTAAACCTCTTTTCCCTGGTTGTACTGTTAAAACTCAAATCTGGAAATGGGATGATAACTCTATTAGATTTAGAGTTATTGATGCTAATGACCCAGACATGATCTATTTTAACTTCGCTCTTGCTGAGTGGAAATAATTTAAGGCTTAAGTAGAAACCTCTACTTTTAATTATATATAGAGTTGGTAAAAACCAACTCTATTTTTTTCATAATAAAGGTAAAGTTATGGGTGAAATAGTATTTTCTTTATTCATTGGAGGCTGTTTAGTCTTTGTTGGTTCTTTATTAAACTATCATTTATTAAAAGAACAAAAAAACTTATCAACAACTATCAATAAAAAAAGACAGAAAATATGAACAGCTATATTATAGGTGTATTACTTAGTATGTTAGTCTATTTAGTAGTAGGAGTTTATGTTGGACGAAAAGTTAAAAACATAAATGACTACTATGTTTCAGGAAGAAATGCCACTACAATATTTATTAGTGGTACTATGTTTGCTTCTATGCTTAGTACAAATGGATTTATGGGCGATACTGCCTATGCATACAATGGAAATATTACAACTTTAGTTTTATTAAATACTATTTGTGCTTGTGGATATATTATTGGAGGTTTGTATTTTGGACGATATATTAGAAGGTCAAAAGCTAATACTATGCCCACATATTTTTGGCAAAGATTTAATAGCATAAGAATTAGAAAGTTTGCAGGAATAATTACTGTAGTCTCACTAAGTGCATATTTATTAAGTGTTTTACAAGGTACAGCAAT
The window above is part of the Malaciobacter marinus genome. Proteins encoded here:
- the caiC gene encoding crotonobetaine/carnitine-CoA ligase, whose translation is MDIIEQKSVGQLWDHLAKQYGLKTALIFEDINANTYKYSYLKMNENINKTANLFLSLGVRKGDRVALHINNCPELLFSWFALCKIGAIMVPINAHYLYNETSYIINKCKPKIVVTEEIFLDVYKRIIKDSKCTIENILIARVEDKSFDNFINFNNSYKKQSTSLLNKVEINNQDTTEILFTSGTTSLPKGVVISHYNLLFAGHYTSWQCQLSENDIYMTVMPAWHIDFQCTAAMPTFSSGATLVLLEKYSARKFWNQVCSYKATITECIPKIICTLLLQPKKAWERNHCLREVFYYLTLPTKDKDAFIDRFNVKLLTSYGMTETIVGLIGDRPHDKRKWPSIGKVGFSYEVKIINENNEEVTPNTIGEIYIKGIPGKTIFNGYYQDENETKKVLNNNGWFHTGDTGYVDEEGYFYFVDRKSNLIKSAGENVSASEIETLLSSHPKILESAVIGVTDKICCELIKAFVVLKNSEVLTENEIIDYCQKYLADFKIPSKVEICDSLPKTCLGKLKKDVLRQSCC
- a CDS encoding MaoC/PaaZ C-terminal domain-containing protein, giving the protein MAIKTEMVGQTFGPFQRDYDWKSLSLFALGSGAAFDGKTGLKYVYEKNMKMLPTFGAMPIVDAEVTKTIDWGYDYSGSLHWSFDVKFHNPMKKLEGKLSTKVLLKGLYDRGEGRGTLAQHIGETYDDDGTLLFTCESWDCCIFDGGWDGPKAPKDIVEIPERKPDFEVTEKIAENRALIYRLSGDTHPQHVDWDYAQEVGYPKPNCHAVSTAGVACRHIIDTILDGDSDRLTRFKTRITKPLFPGCTVKTQIWKWDDNSIRFRVIDANDPDMIYFNFALAEWK